CGACCTTTCGGTCATTCGCCGCCTGTGCCGGCAGGTGATCGTCATGCGCCACGGCGAGATCGTCGAAGCCGGCCCCACGGACGCGCTCTTCGCCGCGCCGCGGGAGACCTACACGCGCGAGCTCATCGCGGCGATCCCGCTGCCGGAGATCGACGAGGAATGGCTCGCCAGAGGCGTCAAGGCAGAGACCGGCTGAGGGAGCCGGTTCCGCGCCGGGCCAGCGGGCGCCCGGCACGGCAAAACGACCGCCCGCCATGGGAGAGGTCACATGAGACGCATGCTTCGCAGTGCAGTTCTGACCATCGCCGCATTCGGCAGCGCAGCCACGGCATACGCCGACTCCATTCCCGGCATGCGCGGACACGACCATACCGGCGTGACCGTGCCTGACATGAAACAGGCGGTGGACTTCTTCACCAACGTCATCGGCTGCCAGAAGTCGATGTCGTTCGGGCCGTTCGCCGACGACAAGGGCACGTTCATGCAGGACCTCCTGGGCGTCCATCCCAAGGCGGTGATCGAGGAGATCACGCTGGTGCGCTGCGGCTTCGGCTCCAACGTCGAGCTGTTCAAGTACAGTGCGCCGGACCAGAAGGACCTGCAGGCGAAGAACAGCGACATCGGCGGCTTCCACATCGCCTTCTACGTGGACGATGTGGCGGCGGCGAAGACCTATCTCGAAGGCAAGGGCGTGGCGACGCGCATGGGGCCGCTGCCGGTCAACGAGGGTCCGGCCGCCGGCCAGACCATCCTCTACTTTCAGGCGCCGTGGGGCCTGCAGTTCGAGGCTATCAGCTACCCGAACGGCATGGCCTACGAGAAGGACGCGGAGACGGTTCTGTGGAGCCCGAAGGACCCGGCGAAATAGCGGGTCAGTCGGGGACCACGGCTTCCGCTTCGATCTCGACCTCGTAGTCGCCGATCAACC
This portion of the Mesorhizobium shangrilense genome encodes:
- a CDS encoding VOC family protein; this translates as MLRSAVLTIAAFGSAATAYADSIPGMRGHDHTGVTVPDMKQAVDFFTNVIGCQKSMSFGPFADDKGTFMQDLLGVHPKAVIEEITLVRCGFGSNVELFKYSAPDQKDLQAKNSDIGGFHIAFYVDDVAAAKTYLEGKGVATRMGPLPVNEGPAAGQTILYFQAPWGLQFEAISYPNGMAYEKDAETVLWSPKDPAK